Proteins encoded within one genomic window of Pseudalkalibacillus sp. SCS-8:
- a CDS encoding PBP1A family penicillin-binding protein: protein MKKKTKNPDTSKNTSRQGGYIKVVLATFLVFLMILVTGGVTGFAFIQDAPNLSEEQLKNAHSSAIYDMNGEKIADLAGSEHRIPVQIEDVPEHVKKAFIAVEDARFHEHSGIDIKRIAGAALANIKEGWGAEGGSTITQQVVKNTYLSPEKTIKRKIQEAYLSIKMERKYTKDEILEMYLNKIYFGNGAYGIGAAADVYFNKRVDELTIAEAALLAGLPQRPSGYDPKKYPDKALERRNIVLSLMEKHGFISKKEEKKAEATKLENLLYTPSEEPIYQSFIDHVIEELTAKGIQEDQLYTGGLKIYTTLDPDAQAFTEKMLEENEQIPYPNDQFKAGIVLLDTKTGAIRAIGGNRKSEGEQVKRGFNYATDIKRQPGSTIKPILDYAPAIEYEKWSTYHQIEDEELEIDGKEFQNWDEEFHGMVSMREALIHSYNIPAIKTFMEIGGDRAVKFANQLGVPVDHAYPAYAIGGFESGVSPLHMAGAYAAFGNKGVYNKPYTLKKIEYPNGETKTFKSEPKEVMNQYTAYMITDMLKDVLREGTGTLANIEGLPVAGKTGTTNPPEGVEDGSMDAWFVGYTTQYTAAVWTGYEKTTTEQYVTKEDSKISKLLFKSIMEHVSKGQDVKDFEKPSTVKEVKIDKRNGQKASSYTPSSSIITELFVKGTDIPSAYKPETNKSKNDSNKKKERKDDDSKKEKEKKRKQESDDKKESDSDDESDGSDSDNSGDSGSGDSGGDGSGDSGSDDSGGDGSGDSGSDDSGGDGSGDSGSDDSGGDGSGDSGSGDSGGDGSGDSGSGDSGGDGSGDSGSGDSGGDGSGDSGSGDSGGDGSDGSGSGDSGSDGSGGSGSGDSGSDGSGGSGSGDSGSDGSGGSGSGDSGSDGSDNKSGSGSGSGDGNQSGSGSGDDDGDSEEKGDD, encoded by the coding sequence ATGAAAAAGAAAACGAAAAATCCAGATACATCTAAGAACACAAGTAGACAAGGCGGCTATATAAAGGTTGTCCTGGCAACGTTCTTAGTCTTTTTAATGATACTCGTAACTGGTGGAGTGACAGGATTCGCTTTCATACAAGATGCACCAAATTTATCCGAGGAACAGCTGAAGAATGCACATTCGTCGGCAATCTATGATATGAACGGAGAAAAGATTGCAGATTTGGCTGGGAGTGAACATCGGATCCCGGTGCAGATTGAAGATGTACCTGAGCATGTAAAAAAAGCATTCATTGCCGTAGAGGATGCTCGTTTTCACGAACATAGCGGCATCGACATTAAACGGATTGCTGGTGCTGCACTCGCGAATATTAAAGAAGGTTGGGGAGCAGAGGGTGGAAGTACGATCACCCAGCAGGTTGTGAAGAATACATATTTATCCCCTGAAAAAACGATCAAACGGAAGATCCAAGAAGCTTACCTTTCTATTAAAATGGAACGCAAATATACAAAAGACGAAATTCTCGAAATGTATCTGAACAAAATTTATTTCGGTAATGGTGCTTATGGGATAGGTGCAGCAGCTGACGTGTATTTCAATAAACGTGTCGATGAACTTACCATTGCAGAAGCAGCATTGCTTGCGGGCCTCCCTCAACGCCCAAGCGGTTATGACCCTAAGAAATATCCTGACAAAGCTCTTGAACGCCGTAATATTGTCCTATCTCTCATGGAAAAGCATGGGTTCATTTCGAAAAAGGAAGAAAAGAAAGCAGAAGCTACAAAACTGGAAAACCTCCTTTACACGCCTTCAGAGGAACCGATCTATCAATCGTTCATCGATCATGTCATCGAAGAACTTACAGCAAAGGGTATTCAAGAAGACCAGCTCTATACTGGTGGATTGAAAATTTATACAACCCTAGATCCAGACGCACAAGCCTTCACAGAGAAAATGCTTGAAGAGAATGAACAGATTCCATACCCTAATGATCAATTCAAAGCAGGGATCGTTTTATTGGATACGAAAACAGGTGCGATTCGTGCAATCGGAGGAAACCGCAAGTCCGAGGGTGAACAAGTCAAGCGTGGCTTCAACTATGCAACGGATATTAAGCGCCAACCTGGTTCAACGATCAAGCCCATACTGGATTATGCTCCAGCTATTGAATACGAAAAATGGTCGACGTATCACCAGATTGAAGATGAAGAGCTGGAAATCGACGGAAAGGAATTTCAGAACTGGGATGAGGAATTCCATGGTATGGTATCGATGAGGGAAGCGCTCATCCATTCCTATAACATCCCAGCAATCAAAACGTTCATGGAAATCGGAGGCGATCGAGCTGTAAAATTCGCAAACCAGCTTGGTGTCCCTGTTGACCACGCCTACCCTGCTTATGCGATCGGTGGCTTTGAAAGTGGCGTATCCCCTCTCCATATGGCAGGTGCCTACGCGGCGTTCGGAAACAAAGGCGTATACAATAAACCTTATACGTTGAAGAAAATCGAATATCCGAATGGCGAAACCAAAACGTTCAAATCAGAACCGAAGGAAGTCATGAATCAATATACAGCATACATGATTACAGATATGTTGAAGGATGTCCTTCGAGAAGGAACGGGTACTCTAGCAAACATTGAAGGTTTGCCTGTAGCTGGTAAGACAGGCACGACAAACCCTCCTGAAGGCGTTGAAGATGGATCGATGGATGCCTGGTTTGTGGGCTATACAACCCAATATACGGCAGCAGTCTGGACAGGATACGAGAAAACAACCACAGAACAATATGTGACCAAGGAAGATTCGAAGATATCCAAGCTTCTTTTCAAATCCATTATGGAACATGTCTCAAAAGGTCAAGACGTAAAGGATTTTGAAAAGCCATCCACCGTTAAAGAGGTGAAAATCGACAAACGTAACGGTCAAAAAGCATCCAGTTATACGCCTTCCTCAAGCATCATTACGGAATTGTTCGTTAAAGGTACAGATATTCCAAGTGCGTATAAACCAGAAACAAATAAATCTAAGAATGACTCCAATAAGAAAAAAGAACGAAAAGATGACGATTCGAAAAAAGAAAAAGAGAAGAAACGGAAGCAAGAATCGGATGATAAAAAAGAATCCGATTCAGATGACGAATCCGATGGATCTGACTCCGATAACTCAGGGGATTCAGGTTCGGGTGACTCCGGTGGCGATGGTTCTGGAGATTCCGGCTCCGATGATTCCGGCGGCGATGGTTCTGGAGATTCCGGCTCTGATGATTCCGGCGGCGATGGTTCTGGAGATTCCGGCTCTGATGATTCCGGCGGCGATGGCTCTGGTGACTCCGGCTCCGGGGATTCCGGCGGTGATGGCTCTGGTGACTCCGGTTCCGGTGACTCCGGCGGCGATGGCTCTGGTGACTCCGGTTCGGGTGACTCCGGCGGCGATGGCTCTGGTGACTCCGGTTCCGGTGATTCCGGAGGCGATGGCTCCGACGGGTCCGGTTCCGGTGATTCCGGAAGCGATGGCTCCGGCGGATCTGGTTCCGGTGATTCCGGAAGCGATGGCTCCGGCGGGTCCGGTTCCGGTGATTCCGGAAGCGATGGCTCCGGCGGGTCCGGTTCCGGGGACTCCGGTAGTGATGGCTCCGATAATAAGAGCGGAAGTGGTTCAGGTAGTGGTGATGGAAATCAATCAGGATCTGGTTCAGGAGATGACGATGGTGATTCAGAAGAAAAAGGGGACGACTAA
- a CDS encoding betaine/proline/choline family ABC transporter ATP-binding protein produces the protein MIEFKQVNKTFADGFQALKNINLHVHKGELVTLIGPSGCGKTTTMKMINRLLEPSSGEILVDGENIKNHNPVELRRNIGYVIQQIGLFPHMTIEDNVALVPKLKGWSKQKYMKRVDELLDLVGLEPDVFKKRYPSELSGGQQQRIGVIRALAAEPPVVLMDEPFSALDPISREQLQDELVALQDSIQKTIVFVTHDMDEALKIADRIAIMNQGEIVQLDTPDQILRHPKNQFVEDFIGEERMNKETDMKTAKMLMMAKVATVKANRGLAEALKIMKGYTVDSLMVTNSSGELEGVLELVDLEEHYGDETRKVKDIMNEVKHPVKTETPYTEIAEIFAKHDIKTIPVVDDGKLVGLITRSSMMRGLAGMKQTV, from the coding sequence ATGATTGAATTCAAGCAAGTGAATAAAACTTTTGCTGATGGTTTTCAAGCTTTGAAGAATATCAATCTACATGTACATAAAGGGGAGCTCGTGACGTTGATTGGTCCAAGTGGATGCGGCAAGACGACAACGATGAAGATGATCAATCGTCTTTTGGAGCCAAGCAGCGGAGAAATCTTGGTAGATGGAGAGAATATCAAGAATCATAATCCTGTCGAGCTTAGAAGAAATATTGGGTATGTCATCCAACAGATCGGTCTTTTCCCACATATGACGATAGAGGATAATGTCGCACTTGTCCCGAAGCTCAAGGGCTGGTCGAAACAAAAATATATGAAGCGGGTCGACGAATTATTGGACCTGGTCGGATTAGAACCGGATGTGTTTAAGAAAAGATATCCCTCTGAATTGAGTGGAGGACAGCAACAACGGATCGGCGTCATCCGAGCACTGGCAGCAGAACCGCCTGTCGTTCTAATGGACGAACCCTTCAGTGCCCTGGATCCGATCAGCCGAGAGCAGCTGCAGGATGAATTGGTTGCGCTTCAAGACAGCATCCAGAAGACCATCGTATTCGTGACCCATGATATGGATGAAGCGCTTAAGATTGCCGATCGAATTGCGATCATGAATCAAGGTGAAATTGTCCAACTGGACACACCTGACCAAATCCTAAGACATCCAAAAAATCAGTTCGTAGAAGACTTCATCGGGGAAGAACGGATGAACAAAGAAACGGATATGAAGACTGCGAAAATGCTGATGATGGCGAAGGTTGCGACTGTGAAAGCCAATCGTGGACTTGCGGAAGCCTTGAAGATCATGAAAGGGTACACCGTGGATAGCTTGATGGTGACCAATAGTAGTGGCGAATTAGAAGGCGTCTTGGAGCTTGTCGATCTCGAAGAACATTATGGTGATGAAACTCGGAAGGTGAAGGACATCATGAATGAGGTGAAACATCCAGTAAAGACTGAGACACCTTATACAGAGATTGCTGAAATTTTCGCCAAGCATGATATTAAAACCATTCCTGTTGTTGATGATGGAAAACTCGTCGGTCTCATTACTCGATCGAGCATGATGCGAGGACTTGCGGGGATGAAACAGACCGTGTAG
- a CDS encoding ABC transporter permease → MQEHLYLSFISILFGILISVPLGIFISRLKKIAEFVIGVTAVFQTIPSLALFGFLLPVLGIGSKPAIIALMVYALLPILRNTYTGIVGVDDALIQAGKGMGMTSAQILWKIELPLALPVIMAGIRTATVLTIGVATLATFIGAGGLGDIIYRGLSTLNNELVLAGAVPAALLAIFFDSILKVIERIATPKGLKKTD, encoded by the coding sequence ATGCAGGAGCACTTGTATCTTTCCTTTATCTCGATCTTGTTCGGCATATTGATTTCTGTACCATTAGGCATTTTCATATCACGATTGAAGAAAATCGCTGAATTTGTAATCGGTGTCACGGCCGTATTCCAAACGATTCCCAGCCTGGCATTATTCGGTTTCTTGCTTCCTGTGTTAGGTATTGGAAGTAAACCAGCGATTATTGCACTGATGGTCTATGCATTATTACCGATATTAAGAAATACATATACCGGAATTGTCGGAGTGGATGATGCTTTGATCCAGGCCGGCAAAGGGATGGGCATGACCTCGGCTCAAATCCTTTGGAAAATTGAACTTCCTCTCGCATTACCGGTCATCATGGCAGGAATCAGGACCGCTACTGTCTTGACGATCGGGGTCGCCACACTGGCAACCTTCATCGGTGCAGGTGGTCTGGGCGATATCATCTATCGAGGACTTAGTACATTGAATAATGAATTGGTGTTGGCAGGAGCTGTTCCCGCCGCGTTATTGGCAATCTTCTTCGATTCAATCTTGAAAGTGATTGAGCGGATTGCGACACCTAAAGGACTTAAAAAAACCGACTAG
- a CDS encoding glycine betaine ABC transporter substrate-binding protein, protein MLKKTLIPLLTLMLLIAGCGGADGDGGDTLVISGKKWTEQYILPHLLAEYIKGNTDYDVKVKEGLGEVDVLTKAMQNGDIDMYVEYSGTGYLAVLKREYNPDQTAEEIYEATKEGYKEEMDLVWLSPLGFENNYALAMTEETYKEVGAETTSELAEKSSELVFAAPPEFYERPDGFDPYAEKYGFNFKSKESLDPNLMYRAVKDGEVDLITAFTTDGRIPRFNLKTVEDDKNFFPPYYAAPVIRQEALDKFPEIEKVMKELEGKISSEEMAQMNAKVDIDNMEPKQVAIEFLKEKGLID, encoded by the coding sequence ATGTTAAAGAAAACGCTTATACCCCTATTAACGTTGATGCTATTGATTGCTGGATGTGGAGGAGCTGACGGAGATGGAGGCGACACGCTCGTCATTTCAGGTAAGAAGTGGACCGAGCAATACATCCTACCTCATCTTCTTGCTGAATACATCAAAGGGAATACCGATTATGATGTGAAAGTGAAAGAAGGTCTAGGAGAAGTTGATGTTTTGACGAAAGCGATGCAGAACGGTGATATCGATATGTACGTGGAATATTCAGGAACAGGATATCTCGCTGTGTTGAAAAGAGAATATAACCCGGACCAGACTGCTGAAGAAATTTATGAAGCAACGAAAGAAGGCTATAAGGAAGAAATGGATCTCGTTTGGCTTTCACCGCTAGGGTTCGAGAACAACTACGCTCTTGCAATGACTGAAGAAACGTACAAGGAGGTTGGTGCTGAAACGACTTCCGAGTTGGCGGAAAAGTCCAGTGAACTCGTCTTCGCTGCACCACCTGAATTTTATGAAAGACCAGACGGATTTGATCCATATGCAGAAAAATACGGTTTCAATTTTAAGAGCAAGGAAAGCCTTGACCCGAACTTGATGTATCGAGCTGTAAAGGACGGAGAGGTTGACCTGATCACTGCATTTACAACTGATGGACGTATCCCGCGCTTCAATTTAAAAACGGTTGAGGATGATAAGAACTTCTTCCCGCCATATTATGCTGCACCAGTCATTCGACAGGAAGCATTGGACAAGTTCCCTGAAATCGAAAAGGTGATGAAAGAGTTGGAAGGAAAAATCTCCTCTGAGGAAATGGCACAGATGAATGCAAAAGTCGATATCGACAATATGGAACCAAAGCAAGTTGCGATTGAATTTCTTAAAGAAAAAGGCTTGATTGACTAA
- a CDS encoding S8 family serine peptidase, translated as MKKLSSIILSLSLIVGLFFAAQTNNRAEASSIEVGETLSTVLDSAGDKFQVEAVVTYPTKPTSTQVQDLKDLGLLTKTYKHLPMVAVQGTAVEVESILSSGINATSLYYNKELEFKLRDSRQLIGVEKVWNELGYTGKGTTVAVIDSGIDATHQDLPFGDKVVQNVKFIAGSIFSGGGTSLYEENVLNTDTSSGHGTHVAGTIAGLGTASDGLYKGVAPDAKLVGLGTGEAISVLWALEAFDYVLEHQDEYGIDVISNSWGTTGDYSPNDPINVASKKAHDAGMFVSFAAGNEGPDNDTLNPYSAAPWVISVAAGTKDKKLADFSSRGIPGDSLVHPDITAPGVDIVATKSSTGLVMNTLGTTKDVNYIALEHLPFYTTASGTSMATPHISGVAALMLEANPSLTPDDILNTMVNTADPMPGYELHEVGAGYVNAYEAVNTVK; from the coding sequence ATGAAGAAACTAAGCTCCATCATTTTAAGCTTATCGCTCATTGTCGGCTTGTTCTTTGCAGCGCAAACCAACAACCGAGCAGAAGCTTCTTCAATTGAAGTAGGCGAAACATTAAGCACTGTACTGGATTCAGCTGGAGATAAATTCCAAGTCGAAGCGGTCGTAACCTATCCGACAAAGCCGACCAGCACTCAAGTACAGGATTTGAAAGATCTTGGGTTATTGACGAAGACGTACAAGCATCTACCAATGGTAGCTGTGCAAGGGACTGCCGTAGAAGTTGAATCAATCCTGTCTTCTGGGATCAATGCGACATCCCTTTACTACAATAAAGAGCTTGAGTTCAAACTTCGTGACTCCAGACAATTGATCGGAGTCGAGAAGGTTTGGAACGAATTGGGCTATACAGGAAAAGGAACGACAGTCGCGGTTATTGATAGCGGAATCGATGCAACACACCAGGATCTTCCTTTCGGTGATAAAGTTGTACAAAACGTTAAATTCATCGCTGGAAGCATCTTTTCTGGTGGCGGGACATCGTTGTATGAAGAGAATGTATTGAATACGGATACGTCCTCTGGACACGGTACGCATGTAGCGGGCACGATTGCAGGACTTGGAACAGCAAGTGACGGGCTCTATAAAGGTGTAGCGCCTGACGCCAAGCTTGTTGGTTTAGGTACTGGAGAAGCAATCAGTGTACTATGGGCTCTTGAAGCATTTGATTATGTACTTGAGCACCAAGACGAATATGGAATTGATGTTATCAGCAATAGCTGGGGAACGACAGGAGATTATTCTCCAAACGACCCGATCAATGTAGCGAGTAAGAAAGCACATGATGCAGGTATGTTCGTTTCATTTGCTGCGGGTAATGAAGGTCCTGACAATGATACGTTGAACCCTTATTCTGCAGCGCCATGGGTCATTTCTGTAGCAGCGGGTACGAAGGATAAGAAATTGGCGGACTTCTCTTCTAGAGGAATTCCGGGAGATAGCCTAGTCCACCCTGATATCACAGCACCTGGAGTGGATATCGTGGCGACGAAATCTTCTACAGGACTTGTGATGAATACACTAGGTACGACGAAGGATGTCAATTACATCGCGCTTGAGCACCTGCCTTTCTATACGACGGCAAGTGGTACAAGCATGGCTACCCCACATATCTCTGGTGTAGCAGCGTTGATGCTTGAAGCCAATCCATCGTTGACGCCAGACGACATTTTGAACACAATGGTCAACACGGCAGATCCGATGCCTGGATATGAGCTTCATGAAGTCGGTGCAGGATATGTAAACGCATATGAAGCTGTGAATACAGTCAAATAA
- a CDS encoding carbon starvation protein A, protein MNSLVLALVGLSIFFLGYRFYSKFIAEKIYRLDPNYVTPAHKYKDGVDFVPTNRFVLWGHHYSSVAGAAPIIGPAIAVYWGWLPAVLWVILGTVFAAGVHDFGTLVLSVRNKGQSVGTIASRLIGKRAKVLFLFIILILVLMVNAVFAWAIAKLFVSFPASVLSIFIQIPLAIWIGYSVYKKKGSMLLPSIIALAFMYGAAVVASKVPALQVDLVKWFGGEENTVMFGLNGVSMAFFVWIVVLMVYVYIASTLPVWKLLQPRDYINSHQLVIGLLMLYAGVLFAAPTITAPATNPDASMSIFPLLFITIACGAISGFHGLVSSGTSSKQLDKETDARFVGYAGAVGEGMLALLSIIAVTTLFSTGADFKNAYSSFAAASSGGLGNFINGAAQLAAGIGIPAEIAATIVAVIVISFAATSLDTSVRLMRYIISELGTEYNVPALTKAHVATTIAVGSSAALVLLPEGPNGFGSGGYLLWPLFGTSNQLLAGISLLLVSIWLKRQGRNFMPTFLPMVFLLFMTIWAMTKQVVFEWSGLGEADANMLLFIFGAAILGFAIWIILEAFSVLSKKTSPEDLDKSA, encoded by the coding sequence ATGAATAGTCTCGTGTTAGCATTAGTTGGACTTTCTATCTTTTTCTTAGGTTATCGCTTTTATTCGAAGTTTATTGCGGAGAAAATCTACCGCTTAGATCCGAATTATGTGACCCCAGCTCACAAATACAAGGATGGTGTCGATTTCGTCCCGACAAACCGTTTTGTGTTATGGGGACACCATTATAGCTCTGTTGCAGGTGCTGCACCGATCATCGGTCCGGCCATCGCGGTTTACTGGGGCTGGCTGCCAGCTGTACTTTGGGTCATTTTAGGTACGGTTTTCGCGGCGGGTGTACATGATTTTGGAACACTGGTCTTATCGGTCCGTAACAAGGGACAATCAGTTGGTACGATCGCCAGCAGGCTGATTGGAAAAAGGGCCAAGGTCTTGTTCTTATTCATCATTCTTATTCTGGTCCTCATGGTCAACGCTGTCTTTGCTTGGGCGATCGCGAAGTTGTTCGTATCATTCCCGGCATCGGTGTTGTCGATTTTCATCCAGATTCCACTCGCGATCTGGATCGGTTACTCGGTTTATAAAAAGAAAGGCAGCATGCTGTTGCCATCCATCATCGCTTTGGCGTTCATGTATGGAGCAGCTGTAGTAGCATCCAAAGTACCTGCCCTTCAAGTCGACCTCGTCAAATGGTTCGGGGGAGAAGAAAACACTGTCATGTTCGGACTCAACGGTGTTTCGATGGCATTCTTTGTATGGATCGTCGTTTTGATGGTGTATGTGTATATCGCTTCAACACTCCCAGTTTGGAAGCTATTACAGCCGAGGGATTACATCAACTCGCATCAGCTTGTGATCGGATTATTGATGCTTTATGCAGGGGTATTGTTTGCTGCACCTACAATTACAGCACCAGCAACGAATCCGGATGCATCGATGTCAATCTTCCCGTTATTGTTCATTACGATTGCGTGCGGCGCGATCTCAGGCTTCCACGGGCTCGTTTCATCCGGAACATCGTCCAAGCAGCTCGATAAAGAGACAGATGCCCGCTTTGTCGGTTATGCCGGTGCGGTAGGAGAAGGGATGCTTGCGCTTCTTTCCATTATCGCCGTAACGACATTATTTTCTACTGGTGCTGATTTTAAAAATGCGTACAGCAGTTTCGCGGCAGCGAGCAGTGGCGGTTTAGGGAACTTCATCAACGGAGCAGCTCAGCTTGCAGCAGGGATCGGAATTCCAGCAGAAATCGCAGCAACGATCGTTGCGGTCATCGTCATCAGCTTCGCTGCAACATCCCTTGATACATCCGTCCGTTTGATGCGTTATATCATTTCCGAGCTCGGAACGGAATATAACGTCCCAGCTTTGACAAAAGCACACGTGGCAACGACGATTGCAGTCGGATCAAGTGCAGCGCTCGTCTTGTTACCGGAAGGACCGAATGGATTCGGTTCCGGTGGATACCTGCTCTGGCCTCTGTTTGGAACATCAAACCAATTGTTAGCCGGAATCAGCTTATTGCTTGTATCCATCTGGTTGAAACGACAAGGTAGAAACTTCATGCCGACCTTCCTTCCGATGGTCTTCCTGTTATTCATGACCATCTGGGCAATGACGAAGCAAGTCGTGTTCGAATGGTCAGGATTAGGTGAAGCAGATGCAAACATGCTGTTGTTCATCTTCGGTGCAGCGATTCTCGGATTTGCCATTTGGATCATCCTGGAGGCATTCAGCGTCCTTTCCAAGAAAACATCACCTGAAGACCTGGACAAGTCAGCTTAA
- a CDS encoding cory-CC-star protein, translating to MSDKKWSIKKLIELYDEILSHPHKTEIKRELRDEDDLFLLLCLSELLGIPNPVSYYTLEIYPVVIERFHEWHLRMGMEKSPLEGIRCC from the coding sequence ATGAGTGATAAAAAATGGTCAATCAAAAAACTGATTGAATTGTATGATGAGATATTGAGCCATCCTCACAAGACGGAGATCAAGAGGGAGCTGAGGGATGAGGATGATCTGTTCCTCCTTTTATGTCTTTCGGAGTTACTCGGTATTCCGAATCCGGTCTCGTATTACACGTTAGAAATCTACCCCGTCGTCATTGAGCGATTCCATGAATGGCATTTGAGGATGGGGATGGAAAAGTCACCGTTAGAAGGCATACGTTGTTGCTAA
- a CDS encoding ArsA family ATPase has product MNKKIVFFGGKGGVGKSTSASAFALTLARQGKRTLLVSTDPAHNVGDIFHKKLTGKPKTLTDNLWAVEIDPDEETKRYLDVVKKNLKGLVKSKMIEEVHRQIDLAAGSPGADEAALFDRLVSIILDEKDAYDTIVFDTAPTGHTIRLLTLPELMGAWIDGMLKRRESMNENYSEWMGDGEPIEDPIYDILHKRKERFAAVRKVLLDDQQSEYVFVLNPERLPIVETEKAVETLRKHDIHVRTLVVNKLLPKGEASSFFQKRIEQEKEYLRWIEDTFKQEKILIPLLDGDVSSLEALHQISEKMEKELYVEK; this is encoded by the coding sequence ATGAATAAGAAAATCGTCTTTTTCGGAGGAAAAGGCGGAGTCGGAAAATCTACTTCTGCTTCGGCTTTTGCACTCACTCTCGCAAGACAAGGTAAGCGAACTTTACTCGTATCAACGGACCCTGCACATAATGTAGGCGATATCTTCCATAAAAAGCTAACAGGTAAGCCGAAGACGTTGACGGACAATCTCTGGGCTGTGGAAATCGATCCAGATGAAGAAACGAAGCGGTATTTGGACGTGGTGAAGAAGAATCTGAAAGGGCTCGTCAAATCCAAAATGATTGAAGAAGTCCATCGGCAGATCGACTTGGCGGCTGGGTCACCAGGTGCTGATGAAGCAGCCCTGTTTGACAGGCTTGTCTCAATCATCCTTGATGAAAAGGATGCCTACGATACGATCGTGTTTGATACTGCCCCGACAGGTCATACGATTCGACTTCTTACATTGCCTGAATTGATGGGTGCATGGATTGATGGAATGCTGAAACGTCGTGAGAGTATGAACGAGAACTACTCCGAATGGATGGGGGATGGCGAACCAATCGAGGATCCGATCTATGACATCCTCCATAAACGGAAAGAACGGTTTGCTGCTGTCCGCAAAGTCTTGCTGGATGATCAACAATCCGAATATGTTTTCGTCCTGAATCCTGAACGTCTTCCGATCGTTGAAACGGAAAAAGCAGTGGAAACGCTAAGAAAGCATGATATCCATGTGAGAACATTGGTTGTGAATAAGCTGCTTCCAAAGGGTGAGGCCAGCTCCTTTTTCCAGAAGCGAATCGAGCAGGAGAAAGAATACCTACGTTGGATTGAAGACACATTCAAGCAAGAGAAAATCCTTATTCCGCTCCTTGATGGAGACGTTTCCTCACTTGAAGCCCTCCATCAAATCAGTGAAAAGATGGAGAAGGAGCTCTATGTCGAAAAATAG
- a CDS encoding HAD family hydrolase encodes MLFDLDDTLLDRGKAVETMFSLILEKCYEDSKPLAKRDMLHKFKEYDKRSYGIRDKTKVLESFFDDFPPKYRLPRKSIQDFWNTHFPNCFSINQNTIEILHTIKRQVKVAIITNGTTHRQKAKIMNTHLNRCFDTIIISEEVGVWKPDKRIFELALKKLNVQPEATLFVGDDLEKDIHGCQSANIKGIWFNPHRIENDTEIRPHSEIHSFERLLRYTT; translated from the coding sequence ATCCTATTTGATTTAGATGATACCTTACTTGATAGGGGCAAGGCAGTAGAAACGATGTTTTCACTTATTTTAGAAAAGTGTTATGAGGATAGTAAGCCTTTAGCCAAAAGAGATATGCTGCACAAATTCAAAGAATACGATAAAAGAAGCTATGGCATTCGTGATAAAACAAAAGTCTTGGAATCATTTTTTGATGACTTCCCACCTAAATACAGATTGCCTCGCAAGAGTATCCAGGATTTTTGGAATACTCATTTCCCTAATTGTTTTTCGATTAACCAAAATACTATAGAGATCCTCCATACGATAAAGAGGCAAGTTAAAGTTGCAATTATTACAAACGGCACAACTCATAGACAAAAAGCTAAAATAATGAACACGCATTTAAATCGTTGCTTTGATACAATCATTATCTCTGAAGAAGTGGGAGTATGGAAACCTGACAAACGCATTTTTGAATTAGCATTAAAAAAGCTTAATGTACAACCGGAAGCCACACTATTCGTAGGAGATGACTTGGAAAAGGATATCCATGGTTGTCAAAGTGCAAATATAAAGGGGATCTGGTTCAACCCTCATCGGATTGAGAATGATACAGAAATAAGACCACATTCCGAGATTCATTCTTTTGAGAGGTTATTACGTTATACTACATAA